One Amycolatopsis sp. NBC_00355 genomic window carries:
- the hydA gene encoding dihydropyrimidinase yields the protein MTTLIKGGQVVSPSGALLADVLVDGETIAAVGAPGTLSGDETIDATGKYVLPGGIDAHTHMEMPFGGTHSVDTFSTGTTAAAWGGTTTIIDFAVQAKGTSLLSTMDKWHSKADGNCAIDYGFHMIVSDVNDQSLKEMEACVDAGVGSFKMFMAYPGVFYSTDGEILLAMQKAREIGATIMMHAENGIAIDQLAAQAVAAGNTDPVQHGLTRPPELEGEATSRAIQLAKVTGSPLYIVHLSASQALAAVAEARNDGQNVFAETCPQYLYLSIEDLAKPDFEGAKYVASPPLREKSHQADLWRGLRTNDLSVVSTDHCPFCFKDQKELGRGDFRAIPNGIPGVEHRMDLLHQGVVAGELTLGRWVETCSATPARMFGLYPRKGVIAAGSDADIVVYDPTATQTLSAETHHMNVDYSAYEGFELTGRVHTVLSRGRVVVSPDGFTGSTSHGKFLSRSLNQYLN from the coding sequence ATGACCACGCTCATCAAGGGTGGCCAGGTCGTCTCGCCGTCGGGCGCTCTGCTGGCGGACGTGCTGGTGGACGGCGAGACCATCGCCGCCGTCGGCGCGCCCGGCACACTGAGCGGCGACGAGACGATCGACGCGACCGGCAAGTACGTGCTGCCCGGCGGGATCGACGCGCACACGCACATGGAGATGCCGTTCGGCGGCACGCATTCGGTCGACACGTTCTCGACCGGCACCACGGCCGCGGCCTGGGGCGGCACGACGACGATCATCGACTTCGCCGTGCAGGCCAAGGGCACGTCGCTGCTGTCCACGATGGACAAGTGGCACTCCAAAGCGGACGGCAACTGCGCGATCGACTACGGCTTCCACATGATCGTCTCCGACGTCAACGACCAGTCGCTGAAGGAGATGGAGGCCTGCGTCGACGCCGGGGTCGGCAGCTTCAAGATGTTCATGGCCTACCCGGGCGTGTTCTACTCGACCGACGGCGAAATCCTGCTGGCCATGCAGAAGGCGCGCGAGATCGGCGCCACGATCATGATGCACGCGGAGAACGGCATCGCGATCGACCAGCTGGCCGCGCAGGCGGTGGCCGCCGGCAACACCGACCCGGTGCAGCACGGCCTGACCCGGCCGCCGGAGCTGGAGGGCGAGGCGACGTCACGGGCGATCCAGCTCGCGAAGGTCACCGGCTCGCCGCTCTACATCGTGCACCTCTCGGCGTCGCAAGCGCTTGCGGCGGTCGCCGAGGCGCGCAACGACGGCCAGAACGTCTTCGCCGAAACATGCCCGCAGTACCTCTACCTGTCCATTGAGGACCTGGCCAAGCCGGACTTCGAGGGCGCGAAGTACGTCGCGTCGCCGCCGCTGCGGGAGAAGTCGCACCAGGCCGACCTGTGGCGCGGGCTGCGGACGAACGACCTGTCCGTGGTGTCGACCGACCACTGCCCGTTCTGCTTCAAGGACCAGAAGGAGCTGGGCCGCGGCGACTTCCGGGCGATCCCGAACGGGATCCCGGGGGTCGAGCACCGGATGGACCTGCTGCACCAGGGCGTCGTCGCGGGTGAGCTGACGCTCGGGCGCTGGGTCGAGACGTGCTCGGCGACGCCGGCGCGGATGTTCGGGCTGTACCCGCGCAAGGGTGTGATCGCCGCGGGTTCGGACGCCGACATCGTCGTCTACGACCCCACTGCGACCCAGACGCTGTCGGCCGAGACGCACCACATGAACGTGGACTACTCGGCGTACGAAGGGTTCGAGCTGACCGGTCGCGTGCACACGGTGCTGTCCCGGGGGCGTGTCGTGGTGTCGCCTGACGGGTTCACCGGGTCGACGTCGCACGGCAAGTTCCTGTCCCGTTCGCTGAACCAGTACCTGAACTGA
- a CDS encoding TIGR03842 family LLM class F420-dependent oxidoreductase, which translates to MDFGIVLQTDPPARDVVRLMKDAEDAGFRYGWTFDSCVLWQEPFVIYSAILAATSSLVVGPMVTSPGTRDWSVMASTFATLNDMYGNRTVCGIGRGDSAHRVVGKPPSTLATVRDCMHVVKELAEGRAVEMNETTVQIPWIRNGRLEMWMAGYGPKALKTVGEHADGFILQCADPAIARWTIGAVRDAARAAGRDPGGITICVAAPAYVGDDLAHQREQLRWFGGMVGNHVADLVARYGSSGAVPKELTDYIREREGYDYSHHGKAGNPSTEFVPDEIVDRFCLLGPPSAHVSRLQELAELGVDQFSLYLMHDDREATLSSYGSQIIPKLTA; encoded by the coding sequence ATGGACTTCGGGATCGTGCTGCAGACGGACCCGCCCGCGCGGGACGTCGTGCGGCTGATGAAGGACGCCGAGGACGCCGGGTTCCGCTACGGCTGGACGTTCGACTCCTGCGTGCTGTGGCAGGAGCCGTTCGTCATCTACTCGGCGATCCTGGCCGCGACGTCGTCGCTGGTGGTCGGGCCGATGGTGACCAGCCCGGGCACCCGCGACTGGTCGGTGATGGCGTCGACGTTCGCCACGCTCAACGACATGTACGGCAACCGGACGGTCTGCGGCATCGGCCGCGGCGACTCCGCGCACCGGGTCGTCGGGAAGCCACCGTCCACTTTGGCCACCGTGCGCGACTGCATGCACGTGGTCAAGGAGCTCGCCGAAGGGCGGGCGGTCGAGATGAACGAGACGACCGTGCAGATCCCGTGGATCCGCAACGGCCGGCTGGAAATGTGGATGGCCGGGTACGGGCCGAAGGCGCTGAAGACGGTCGGCGAGCACGCCGACGGCTTCATCCTGCAGTGCGCGGACCCGGCGATCGCGCGCTGGACGATCGGCGCGGTGCGGGACGCGGCGCGGGCGGCCGGGCGCGATCCGGGCGGCATCACGATCTGCGTCGCGGCCCCGGCGTACGTCGGCGACGACCTGGCGCACCAGCGCGAGCAGCTGCGCTGGTTCGGCGGGATGGTCGGCAACCACGTCGCGGACCTGGTCGCGCGCTACGGATCTTCCGGGGCGGTGCCGAAGGAGCTGACCGACTACATCCGCGAGCGGGAGGGGTACGACTACAGCCACCACGGCAAAGCGGGCAACCCGTCGACGGAGTTCGTCCCGGACGAGATCGTCGACCGGTTCTGCCTGCTGGGCCCGCCTTCGGCGCACGTCTCCCGCCTGCAAGAGCTGGCGGAGCTGGGCGTGGACCAGTTCTCGCTGTACCTGATGCACGACGACCGCGAGGCGACCCTCTCCTCGTACGGCTCGCAGATCATCCCGAAGCTCACCGCCTGA